The genomic interval CCGGTGACGCGGCCGCGGCGGGCTGCCAGGTCGCCGAGCACTCCGCCGACCGCGTCCTCGGGCACGGTGACGGTGACCTCGACGACCGGTTCGAGGAGGACCGTCGTGCAGGCGCGCAGGGCTTCGCGCAGGCCGAGGCGGCCGGCCGTGCGGAACGCCGTCTCCGAGGAGTCCTTCACGTGGGTCGCCCCGTCGGTCAGCGTGACGCGCAGCCCGGTCATCGGGAAGCCGCCGATCGGCCCTTGGGTGAGGGCGTCACGGCACCCGGCCTCCACCGAGCGGACGTACTCCTGCGGGACCCGCCCGCCGACGACCGCCGAGCGGAACTCGAAGCCGAGGCCCTCCAGCGGTTCGACGTCGAGCACCACGTGCGCGAACTGGCCTGATCCTCCGTCCTGTTTGACGTGCCGGTAGACCCGGCCGGTCACTCCGCGCACGACCGTCTCGCGGTAAGCGACCCTGGGGCGGCCGACGTTGACCTCCACACCCGTGGCCCGGCGGATCTTCTCCACCGCGACCTCCAGGTGCAGTTCGCCCATGCCGGACAGGACCGTCTGGCCGGTCTCGGCGTCCGTGCGGACGACCAACGACGGGTCCTCCTCGGCCAGTCGGGCCAGTGCCGAGGCAAGTCGGTCGGTGTCGGTGCTCCTGCGTGCCTCGACCGCCACGGACACCACCGGGTCGGCGACCGCGGGTGGTTCGAGGACAAGCGGGGCGTCCGGCGCGCACAGGGTCGAGCCGGCGCGGGCGGACTTCAGTCCGACCACTGCGACGATGTCCCCGGCGACCGCCCGGTCCAGGCGTTCGTGCCGGTCGGCCTGCACCCGCAGGATGCGCCCGATCCGCTCGGTGCGCCGTGCGCCCGGGTCCCACACGGTGTCTCCCTTCTCGATCGTGCCCGAATAGATCCGCAGATACGTCAGCCTCCCGGTCGCGGTCGCACTCACCTTGAACGCCAGTGCGGAGAAGGGGAGTTGGGGATCCGCAGCGCGCTCCCGTTCGGCCCCGGCGTCGTCCGTTCCCCGCACCGGCGGAACGTCCGACGGCGACGGCAGATACGCCACCACGGCGTCCAGCAGCGGCTCGACACCACGGTTGCGGTAGGCCGAGCCGCACAGGACGACCACGCCGTCGCCGGTGCGGGTGAGGTCGCGCAGGGCCGCGGCGAGGGTCTCGGCGGACAGGGGTGATCCGGCGTAGAACTCCTCCAGCGCACCCGCGTGCAGCTCCGCCACCGCCTCCTCCAACAGCCGTCTGCGCCGCCGCGCCTCCTCCAACAGGCCTTCCGGGACCGGGACTTCCGCCGCCGTGTCGCTGCCGTCGGTCCACACCAGGGCACGCATCCGCAGCAGATCGACGACGCCGGTGAAGCCGTCCTCCGTGCCGATGGGCAACTGCACCACCAGCGGCGCCGGATGGAGCCGTTCGCGGATGGAGGCGACGGCCGCGTCAAGGTCGGCGCCCGCGCGGTCCAGCTTGTTGACGAAGGCGATGCGCGGGACGCCGTACCGGTCGGCCTGGCGCCACACCGACTCGCTCTGCGGTTCCACGCCCGCGACGGCGTCGAACACGGCGATCGCGCCGTCGAGGACGCGCAGGGACCGTTCCACCTCGTCGGCGAAGTCGACATGGCCCGGGGTGTCGATCAGGTTGATCCGGTGGCCGCTCCAGGCGCAGGTGACGGCCGCGGCGAAGATGGTGATCCCACGGTCGCGCTCCTGGGGGTCGAAGTCGGTGACGGTCGTGCCGTCGTGGACCTCACCGCGCTTGTGGGTGGTGCCGGTGAGGTAGAGGAACCGCTCGGTGACGGTGGTCTTGCCGGCGTCGACGTGGGCGAGGATGCCCAGGTTGCGGACGGCGGAGAGCGGGGTGGCGAGAGGGCGTTCGGTGCGCACGGCCCGTGGCCTTTCGAAAGTGATTTCCGTGCAGGGCGGCGCAATTCCCGTGCGGGAGAGGTGAATTGACGGAGCGTCAAAAGGCTGTCACGTCACGGGCATCCGGTACCGGCCGCGCAGCGGGCACCGGACGGCCGAAGACACGAGGATCACCTCGTACCGGGAGCGGGGAACGACGACAGCGGTGCTGTAACGCACGGCCGGGCTCCCCTCACTCGTCAACGGATGTGGCGAGTGTAGGGAAGCCCGGGGTGTGGAGCACGGGATTTATCGGGTGCGGGTCAGGTGCAGGTGGGGACGCCGTCCAGCCAGGCCGGGCCCTGGATGTAGATGTTGGTCATCCATGCCTTGTAGTCGGGCAGGTAGGCCCAGGCGTCGTTGGTGTAGCCGTCCGCGGTGACGGTCTCCGCGTGCTTCTGGCACTCGACGCGGATGCTGGTCGCATCGGGGAAGGCGTAGACGCGCGTCGCGCCGACCGAGGGTGCGGTCTTCGTCCAGACGCCGGTGCCCCAGGTCTGGAAGACATGCCCGGTCACCGCACCGGTGTTGACGCGGACGGCCCCGAAGTAGTCGGGGCTCAGGCGGACATCACTGACCATCAGATGCGTGCCGGACTGCTTGGCCTCGACCATCTTGCCCGCGCCGAGGTAGATCGCGATGTGGTGCAGGTCAGCCGAGTCGCCGTAGGCCAGCAGGTCGCCGGGGAGCAGCGGGGCGAGGCCCTGGGCGGCGGTGAAACGGGCGGCTGCGCGGGTGGTGTAGTACTGCTGGCTCGCATCACCGTTGAGGATGTCGGAGCCGGCGGCCCGCGCGTAGGCGTAGCGGACGAGACCCGAGCAGTCGAAGCCGAGCCGCTCGGGGTCCTGGTTGCTGGCCGGGTCGGTGGGGTCGACCTGGCCGTAGGTGGCGCCGGGTTGCGCACCGTGGCCGCCGCCCCACGTGTACCAGGTGCCCGCGTCGACCTGGGCGCAGGCCGCGGCGATCGCGCTCTGGGCGGCGGCCGAGGCGCCGGGTGCGAGGACACCGCAGCTGCTCGCGGCCGGGGCGGCAACGGCCGCCGGTGCCCAGAGCAGGAAGGCGAAGAGTCCGATGAGTGTGCCGATGATTCCGGTCCGCCGGAGCATGCCGGGACCCCCGTTCTCTGTGGTCGGTGACTGGTCGTGCACCAGCCTGCCGACGCCGGCCCGGCCGGTCGAGGACCCGGCGTCACCCCACCCCGAAGGGCAACGGGAAACCCTGGGGAAACCCCCTCCCACCAGGGGCACTTGGCCCTCCGAGGTCAGGGCTTCACACACGCGGGGGTGAACGACACGGGCAGTCCCGGCATCAGCGTCTTGCGCTCCTCGGGACCGATCGCCTTCCGCAGACGGCAGATTCGGGTGAGCCGGTCGCCGAGGTCGAGGTCCCACAGTCGTACGGTCCCGTCGTTGCTGCTGCTCGCGAGGGTCCCGCCGTCGGGCGCGAACGCGACGCCCCACACCGCGTTCGTGTGCCCGGTGAGGGTGGCCCACGGACGCCGCCCGGCCACGTCCCAGAGCCGTACCGTACGGTCGCTGCCGCTGCTCGCGAGGAGGTGGCCGTCCGGTGAGAAGGCGAGGCCGCGCACGGATCCGGTGTGGCCGGTGAGGGCTGCCTCGAAGCGGCGGTGGCGGACGTCCCACAGGCGGACGGTGCCGTCGTTGCTGCTGCTCGCCAGGGTCCGTCCGTCGGGGCTGAAGGCCACGCCCCGCACCGCGCCCGTGTGGCCGGTGAGGGTGGCGAGCGGGCGGTGGGTCGCCGTGTCCCAGAGGCGGACGGTCAGGTCGTCGCCCGCGCTGGCGAGGGTGCGGCCGTCGGGGCTGTAGGTGACGTCGTTGGCGGAGTCCAAGTGGCCGTTGAGAACGGCGAGTTGACGGTGGTCCCGGACGTCCCACACGCGGACCGTGCGGTCGGCGCCCGCGGAGGCGAGGGTGCGTCCGTCGGGCGCGAACGCGACCGAGAAGACGTCCCCGGTGTGGCCGGTGAGGGTCGCGACCGCGCGGTGCGAGCGGACGTCCCACAGCCGGATCGTGCCGTCCGAGCCCGCCGACGCGAGGGTCCGCCCGTCCGGGGAGAACGCCACCGAGAACACGCTCTCGCGGTGGCCGGTGAACGTCGTCACGACCCGGTGCCGGGCCACGTCCCACAGCCGTACGGTGTGGTCCGCGTCGGCGGTCGCGAGGAGTCTCCCGTCCGGGCTGTACGCGGCCTGCGAGACCTCGGTGAACGGACGGGCCGTCAGGACCGGTCCACGCAGGTCCCACAGCACCACCGACTGGTCGAAGCCGCCGGTGGCGAGGGTCGTGCCGGTGGAGTTCACGGCGACGGACATCACGTAGTCGGTGTGCCCGGCGAGGATCGCGGCCGGCCGCCCGGTGCGCACGTCCCACAGGCGGGTCGTACCATCGCCGCCCGCGCTGACGACCGTGCCGCCGTCGGGCGTGTAGGCGACCGCGTTGACGTCGTCGCTGTGTCCGGTGAGCGTCGCCGTGGCCCGGTGCGAGGCCACGTCCCACAGGCGTACGGTCCGGTCCACGCCCCCGGAGGCCACGCTCCGCCCGTCCGGCGCGAACGCCACCCCGAGCACTTCGTCGGTGTGCCCCTTGAGTACGGCGAGGGACCGTTCCCGGTCGGTGTCCCACAGGCGTACGGTCCGGTCGGAGCCGCCCGACGCCAGGGTCCTGCCGTCCGGGGCGTAGGCCAGCGTGTTGACCCGGCCGATGTGTCCGACGAGCCGCATCTCGGTCGGCCTGTCGCCGACGATGTCCCAGAGTTGGACCGTTCCATCCTCACCGGCGACCGCGAGGGTACGGCCGCGAGGGTCGAAGGCGAGAGCGCGGGCGCCGTTGGTGCTCGCGGGCAGCAGGGCCCGCACCCGGTGGTCGGCGGTGCCCCAGATCCGTACCGACCCGTCGCTGGACGTCGCCGCGAGGGCGGCCCCGTCGGGGCTGAAGCCGACCGACCGGACCCGTCCGGGGAGGGTGAGCGTGGCGGTCGTACGGTGATCTGTGGTGCGGCGCAGTTGTACGGTGCCGTACGCGCCGGCCGTCGCGAGGAGCTTGCCGTTAGGTGCGAAGGCGACCGCGTTGACCGGGCCGTGCCGGCCTACGAGGCGGGCGGAGAAGGCCTGGGCCTGGGTGCTGAGGAGGGCGCCGCGGGCCTCGGGGGTGTGGTCGGCGCGGTAGGCCTCCTCGGCGAGGAGCATCGAGGCCTCGGGCTGGCTGCCGGCCAGGGAGGTGGACTGCACGGCGAGGGCCTGGGAACGGGCGACGCGTTCCTGGTCGAGGGCGCTCGCGCGTTGCTGGTAGGCGAGACCGCCGGCGGTCACCGCGAGGCCGAGCAGGACGGCCAGGGTCGCGAACAGGGCCTGACGGAACCGGATCTGACGTCTCGCCAGATGCTGACGAGTGTCCTCCTCCGCCTGGCTGGCCTTGAGGAAGGCCTCCTCGCGGGGGCCGAGGCGGCTGCGGCCGTCGAGTTCGTCGGCCCAGGCGCGGACCGTGTCGAGACGGGTGCCTCGGTAGAGGGCGGACGGGTCGCGGTCCTCGCGCTCCCATTCGGCGGCGGCGTGGGCGAGTTGCTGGTGGATGAGGAGTCCGGCACGGTCGGCGTGGATCCAGTCGCGCAGCCGGGGCCAGGCGTGCAGCAGGGCCTCGTGGGTGATCTCGACGGTGTCCCGGTCCACGGTGATCAGCCGGGCCCGCACGAAGACGTCGAGGGCGGCCGACGCGGCGTCCGCGTCGGCGAGTTGTTCCATCAGGGCGCTGCGGCCGGCGCGGCGCCGGGTCGCGACGGTCCCCTCGTCGGAGACGTGGACGAGCCGGGACAGGACGCGCCGGATGGTCTTCTGCTCGGCCGGGTACAGCTGGGCGAACACGGTCTCGGCGGTGCGGGCGATGGCGCCCTGGATGCCGCCGGTGCGCTCGTACCCGGCGACGGTGAGGGTGGTGCCCTCGCGCTGCTGCCAGGTGGCGAGGAGGGCGTGCGAGACGAGGGGCAGGGCGCCGGACGGGGTGTCGTCGGGGGTGTTGGAACGGTCCACGGTGCCCGGTTCGTCGCGCAGTCCGGCGTCGCGCAGGAGGAGAGGGACCAGGCCGGGTTCGAGGGTGACGCCGGCGAGTTCGGCGGGCCGGGTGATGGATGCGCGCAGTTCCGTCACGGACATGGGGAGCAGGACGAACAGTCCGTCGGTGAACACCGGTGCCAGTTCCGGGAGTTCGAGGCAGCGGCCGGTGAAGTCGGCGCGGACGCCCAGCACGACGACGGCGGGGTCCGGGCCCGTGGACAGCGCCCACAGGACCCGTACGAAGGCCCGTCGCTCGCTCTCGTCGGAGCAGAGCGTGAACAGTTCCTCGAACTGGTCGACCAGCAGCACCGGCCGGACCGGTGGCGGGCGGCGGCCGTCCGCGCCGGGCGGGGCGCCCTCCGAGCGGGCGCGGACCGCTTCCAGCAGCGCCTCGGGGCGGGCGGCCAACTGCCGTGCGGTGAGGTCGAGATCGCTGCCGAGGACCTTCGCCGTACGTTCGAGGAGTTCGTCCAGCGGATGGGCGGTGGGCGTGAGCGCGACGACGGGCCAGCGCTCGGCGCCGGGCATCGGAAAGCCGCCGGAGCGGCGTAACGCGGGGACGAGACCGGCATTCAGGAGCGAGGACTTACCGGCGCCGGAGGGGGCGACGAGCAACAGCGGTCCGCCGCCGACGCGTTGGAAGACCCGCTCGACGAGCGCGGCCGTGGCCCGCTCGCGGCCGAAGAACCAGGCCGCGTCCTGCGGGGTGAACGCCGACAGTCCGCGATACGGACAGGCGGGCGTACCGGTGTCGGTGGCCGACCCCGCGCCGCGCTCCGCCGGGCCGGCCTCGCGCACCAGCCGGAGCAACTCGCCGTCGGCGCCCAGGATGTGGTCGCACTGGCGGGCCACGTCGACGGTCGCCCGCTTGACGCCGGTCTCGATCTTGCTGAGATAGCCCTTGCTGTAGTGCGTCTGACGTGCGAGATCGGCCAGTGACAGTCCGCGCTCCCGGCGCAGCCGTCTCAGCTGTGCGGGAAAGGACGGCGTGGCCTGTGCGGTGCTTCCCGGCTGGTCGGACCGGTCCACGCCCGCGTCGTCGTACTGCTGATCCCCCAAGGCATCCCCCTGGCACTGGCCTGTCCGGATCGTGGGACGGCGGATGCCCAGGTTACTGCGGGAGTCGGACAGGGAGCCAAGCGTTTCACCCGGAGTGGCGAGAACGGAACCGCCGGGACCGGTGTGGACCGGTCCCGGCGGTGCTCCCCCGTGGCGAAGGTTCCCGCTACGGCCTGTTGAGGGTGATGGAGTTGATGGGCGTGAAGTCGACGCGGAGGCCGTTGTCCTGGGCGATCGTCGTGGTGCAGTTCGTGCCGTTGGACCCGTTGCACAGGCTCGCGGACGCGCCGCCGGTCTGGTTGTTGAGGATCCAGTGCTGGCCGAACTGGTTGCTGAGGTTGTGGGCGCCGTAGCTGTAGTACACGTTGGTCGGGTGCGGGTTGTTCGCCGGGACCACTCCCTCGCCGTAGATGCAGACCGCCCCGGACGGGCACCCGTCCCAGGGCGTCTCGTCGGCGGGCTTCGCCTGGGCCGCCCCGCTCATCGCGACCAGAGCGGTGGCGGCGGTCGCGAACGTGGCGGCGGCGCGGAACATCGTGCGCATGTTTCCCCCTAGTGGGTCTCCTGCGTCGTCGCAGGCGGTGCTTCGTACTGACGGGATCAGCCTGTCCCGGGGGAGTCGCGGGGTCGACGGGTTTCCTGTTGCCCGTCGGAGGGACGCGTGGGAAACCCGCGTTGAGCAGGGATGTCGTGGGCCGGCGGTCAACCGGTGCGTCGCTCGGTCGCCCTCCTTGGACCGAGTCCCAGCCGCTTCAGCGCGTACTTGTCGAGCCAGCTCAACAGGCCGTTGAGGATCAGGGTCATCACCACCAGGACGATCAGGCCGGCGAACTCGGTCGCGGCGTCGAGGTTCATGGCCGAGGTGAAGAGTTCGTGGCCGACGCCTTCGGAGGAGGCGATGAACTCGCCGCCGATGACGCCGAGGATCGCGAGGGGGCCGCCGGTCTTGAGGGCGGCGAAGAAGGGGGCGGCGAGGGTGGGGATCGTGACGTAGCCGAGGACGTGGTGGCGGCGGCCGCCCATCACCTGGACGATCTCGACGAGTTCGCGCTCGCGCAGCCGCAGGCCGAGGTAGACGTTGTAGAAGACGACGAAGGACACGCCCGTGACAGCGATGTTGATCTTCGACCAGGGACCGATGCCGAAGAACAGCAGGAAGAGCGGGGCGAGGGCGATCTTGGGGATGCCGTTGACGGCGGCGACCAGGGGTTCGAGGACCCGGCCGGCGAGCGGGAAGGAACCCAGGAGGAGGCCCATCACCGTGCCGAGGACCACGCCGATGGCGAATCCGGCGGCCACCTCGATCGACGTCACCCTGATGTCGGTCCACCCGGAGGAGGAGCCGAGCAGTTTCCCCAGGGCGTGCGACACGTCGGTCGGCTTGCTGACCGCGTACTCCGGTAGGACCGGTCCACTCATCACCTGCCAGAGGACCAGGCAGAGCGCGATCACCGCGAGGCGCAGGGCCACCACGGTGGCGGTGTCGCGCCAGCGGTCGTTGTTCCTGCGGCGCCGTTCGGTCGCGACCGCGACCTCGGTCGTGCTCTCGGGGGTGTCGGTGGCAGTCGCCATCGTCTGCTCCTTCCGCTCTCGCGCCGGCCGTGTCATGGCAGGTACTTGTTGGTCCAGTCGCTCGTGGTGACCTTGGCTCCGTCGGGGAGCGTGCCTATCGCGTCGATGAAGGCGGTCGTCGTGTGCCAAGTCGCCGCGTCCATCGAGGACTTGGCCGGCCAGTCGACCTGTTCGAGGCTGCCTTCGAGGACCTTGGCCGGTACGCCGGGAAGCGCCTTCTGAGCGACGGCCAGCACAGTCTTGTCCTGCTTGTCGGCGAGGTGGGTCCGCATGTAGGCGGTGCCCTGCTGGACGGCCGTGACGAACTTCCTCGCGATGTCGGCGTGCCCGCTCGCGTAGCTCTTCTGGGCCACCACGAACTGGCTGTATCCGGAGTGCGTGGCGTCCCATTCGGGCACAGTCAACGGCGTTGCTACGACGATGCCGTCGCCGGAGTCCGCGATCTGGAGGGGCAGTGGTTCGGAGGTGACGAACCAGTCGATCTCGTGGTTGTTGAGCGCGGCCCTGTCGGCGGCGGGGCTGGGCAGCGACACCCACTTCAGCTTGGTGGGGTCGACGCCGTGGGACTTGAGGAAGATCCCGGCCTCGGCCTTGGTGTTGGCCGAGCTGGCGCCCGCGGTGGAGTCGGCCAGGGCCTCGGCCACGTCGGCGGCCGGGGTGGCGGCGGTCAGGTCGTGGTCCTGGGCGAACTTCTTGCTGACGACGAGCCCGAGCGGGTTGCCGAGCCCGTCGGCGGCGAGCGCGGTCTCCGGGAGGCCCTTGGAGAGCGCGGTCACGAACCCGGTCGGGCTGTCGTGGAGGAACTGCACGGAGCCCGCCTGGAGGGCCGAGGGTCCGGTCGCGGCGGTCAGTGTCACGTACTTGATCTTGAGGCCCTGCTCGCGGAAATAGCCGTTGGCGTCGGCCACTTTGAGGGGCAGGTCGAAGATGTTGCCGCCGGTGCCGACCGTCACGGTGGTGAGTCCGTCGGCGCTCGCCGAGGAGTCGCCGCCGCACGCGGTCAGCAGGGCCGTGCCGAGCGCCATGGTCGCCGCCAGCACGACGGCGGTACGGGTGTCCGCGGTGCGTAGTCTCATGAGGTCTCCTGTCACCATGCCTGCTGCGTACGGAAGAAGCGCTTCCAGAAGTCGAACCGGGCGGGCCCCGCGATCGGGACCGGTCCAAAGTCCTCGCCGACCTGCATGACCGTCGCCGAATCCGGTGCGTACGGCGGCCAGTTGGGCAGACCGGGCCCGTTGGGGTCGCCGGTGGCGGCGAAGTTGGCCCAGTAGCCGGACATGGTCGCCGCGACGGCCCGGTCCTCGGCGGTCCAGTCGGCGTCGTCCTGGTCGAGGTTGTCGAGGACGAAGTCGATCTCGGAGCTGTGCGAGGCGCGCCGCGGGTCCTGCCCGCGCGCCGGGGAGCGGTGGGTCCAGAAGTACGTGTAGACCGGCCGGTCCGCGTGCCGGGTCCAGTCCGTGCCCCAAAAGAACGTGGAAATGCGGGCGTTGTCGCGTACGGCCGCGCTGTGGGCCCGGCCCGCTGCGTCGTCGTCGGCCGCCGGGTACAGCCGCAGGAACTCGTCGGCCATCTCACCGAACTTGCGGCGGGCCGCGGCCTCGTAGTCGTCGAGGGTGACGTGGACGGGTGGCATACCCGGCCGCCAGGCCTTCCTGCCGGCCGTGCGGTAGGCGGCGAAGGTGCTCTCGGGGACGGCTCCGCTCTCGTCGCGGTTGCTGCCTGCGAGGTAACTCACGTTGTTCTGAAGGCCTTTGGCGTACGTCTCGTCGTAGCCGGCGGGGAGCACCCAGCCGTCGACGACGGGCCGGAACAGCGGCGGCTTCGCCGAACTACCGGTCTCGACCAGGGAGTCGACGGCCGCGTCCCCGTCGACGAGCTTCTGCCAGGGCAGCGACCGCAGCCGCGCGAGCGGGGGCCCGCCGCGCTCCTCGGCGTATCGTGCGCCCGCACTCTCCGCGTCGGGCAGGGTGCGGTACGACGTTGCCAGGTACCGGAGTTCGGGGTCGCGCGCGTGGCGGGCGTGGCTCTGGGCGACGGCGCGGTGGAAGAGGCCGTGGGCGAGGGGGGACATGGCCAGGAAGTTGACCGCCCCGGCGCCGGCCGACTGTCCGGCGATGGTCACGCGGTCGGGGTCGCCGCCGAAGTTGGTGATGTTGTCCCGGACCCAGCGCAGGGCGGCTATGCAGTCGAGGAGGCCGTAGTTGCCGGAGGCGTGGTGGCCGGACTCGGCGCTGAGTTCGGGGGTGGCGAGGAAACCGAAGGCGCCCAGGCGGTAGTTGAAGGTGACGACGACGAGTCCTTTGCGGGCGAGGGCCTCGCCGTCGTAGCGGGGGCTCGCTCCGGTGCCGACGCGGAAGCCGCCGCCGTGGATCCAGACCAGGACCGGGCGGCGCTCCTCGGTGGAGGTTGCACCGGTCCAAATGTTGAGGTTCAGGCAGTCCTCGCTCATCGGGAGGTCGATGCCGGCGATCTCGGCGCCCGGGGTCTGTGGGCACATCGGGCCGAACGTGTCGGCCGTGCGCACACCCGGCCAGGTCGGCGGGGGCTGGGGCGGGCGCCAGCGCAACTCCCCTACCGGGGGCGCCGCGTAGGGGATGCCGCGGAACACGGTGAGCGCGTGGTCGCGGCCGGGTATGCCCTCCACCAGTCCTGCTTCGGTTTCCACTGGGTGGCGCATGAAGACCCTTTCTCGGGTGCGGCGAGTGGTCGGTCAGTCGGTGGCGCGAGCGGGGCTGTCGCGGGCGGAGCGCAGCAGGAGTGCCTGGCGGGCGGAGGCCACGTGGTGGCGCATCGCGGCGACGGCCGCCTCGGGGTTGCGGGTGACGATGGCGAGGAGGATCGCCTGATGCTCCTCCAGCGAACCTGCACGGGGGTGCGGGGCGGAGAGGTTGCGGTACTGGCGCATGACGAGCGGGTAGAGCAGCGTGTCGTAGGCCTTGGCGAGGGTCTGCTGGTGGGCGGCCTGTTTGACCTGCTGGTGGAAGAGCCGGTTGCCGCGCGAGTAGGCGGCCTGGTCACCGCGTGCCTTGCAGTCCTCCATCTCCTGGAGGGTGGCGCGGAGTTGGGCGATCTCCTCGTCGGTGGCGCGTTCGGCGGCCTTCCCCGCGAGGGCGGATTCCAGCGTCTCGCGGGCCTCCAGGATGTCCGCGGCCTCCTCGACGGAGAAACTGCGGGTGCGGACCCCTCGGTTGACCTCGCTGGTGACGTAGCCCTCCTGGGTCAGCCGGACCAGGACCGCCCGCATGGTGCTGCGCGAGACGTTGAACATCCTGGTCAGGTCGGCCTCGGTGAGCCGGGTGCCCGGCTCTACGCTGCCCGACAGGAGCAGTGAGCGCAGTCCGTCGTAGGCCTGGCTGTGCCGGGTGGGCGACGTCCGGCCCGGATCCACGACGTCGTCGTATCCGCTGATGTCCACCTTGATCACCTGTGTGTTCTCGGAAGGGTTGCCGGCCGCTGATGTCGGCCGTTCCGGGAGTATGTCCCGTTCAGGTGCCTTCTCCGGTCAGCCCGGGGTACAGCCGTCGTGCCGTGCCGGCGAAGATCGCCTGCCGGGCGTCGTCCGGGAGTACGGCGAGGACGTCCTCCGCGAGTCGCAGCAGTTCGGGCAACGACTGTTCTGCGCCTGGGTAGTTGGAGCCCCACGCGATCCGGTCCGCGCCGTACGCGGCTACGACGGGTTCGAGGAAGTCGGCCGCCGCGTCCCCGGCGTCGTGCAGCCGCTCCAGATTGCGGTGGGTGAGTTTCAGGAACAGGCCCGGGTGCTGGGCGAGTTCGGCGACGTCGGCGCCGGCGCGGGCGGGCGAGGCGGCGATGTCCGGGTAGCCGATGTGGTCGAGGAGGACCCGCACACCGGGGAACCGCTCCAGCACCTGCCGGAGTTGTTTGGTCGCCGCTCCGAGCCGCATCTGGAGACAGACGGTGATGTCCAACTCCCCCGCCCGGCGCCAGAATTCATACGTCTCGGGCGCGGCGAACCACTCCCCCTGCGTCGGCACCGTGCTGCCGCTCGTGAACAGCCGCACCCCGGCGAGACCTCCGCCGCCGACCGCGTTAGCGAGGATGTCGGCGGCGCCCGGCCGGAGCGGGTCGAAGGTGCCGACGGCGACGAAGCGTCCGGGGCGGCTGCGGCAGCTGTCGAGGACGTAGGAGTTGTCGTAGCCGTAGGCGGTGGTGGCCTGGACAAGGACTGCCTGGCCGATGCCCGCCTCGTCCATGCGGGTCACCATCCCGGCGGCGGTCACCGGCCGGGACTCGGCCCACGCCGACTGCTTGCCGCCGATCGGCGCCCGCGGGTACCGGGCCTGGTCCTCCGAGATGATGTGGCAGTGCGCGTCGACCACGTCCATGGTCCAACTCCCTTGTACGGCAGGTCGTTTCGGTCAGGCGTCGGGGTGGTCGCCGACGGCGAACAGGG from Streptomyces sp. NBC_01288 carries:
- the fusA gene encoding elongation factor G gives rise to the protein MRTERPLATPLSAVRNLGILAHVDAGKTTVTERFLYLTGTTHKRGEVHDGTTVTDFDPQERDRGITIFAAAVTCAWSGHRINLIDTPGHVDFADEVERSLRVLDGAIAVFDAVAGVEPQSESVWRQADRYGVPRIAFVNKLDRAGADLDAAVASIRERLHPAPLVVQLPIGTEDGFTGVVDLLRMRALVWTDGSDTAAEVPVPEGLLEEARRRRRLLEEAVAELHAGALEEFYAGSPLSAETLAAALRDLTRTGDGVVVLCGSAYRNRGVEPLLDAVVAYLPSPSDVPPVRGTDDAGAERERAADPQLPFSALAFKVSATATGRLTYLRIYSGTIEKGDTVWDPGARRTERIGRILRVQADRHERLDRAVAGDIVAVVGLKSARAGSTLCAPDAPLVLEPPAVADPVVSVAVEARRSTDTDRLASALARLAEEDPSLVVRTDAETGQTVLSGMGELHLEVAVEKIRRATGVEVNVGRPRVAYRETVVRGVTGRVYRHVKQDGGSGQFAHVVLDVEPLEGLGFEFRSAVVGGRVPQEYVRSVEAGCRDALTQGPIGGFPMTGLRVTLTDGATHVKDSSETAFRTAGRLGLREALRACTTVLLEPVVEVTVTVPEDAVGGVLGDLAARRGRVTGSTTRTGSAIVTATVPLAELFGYATRLRSRTQGRGTFTARPTGYAPAPGAVVAR
- a CDS encoding NlpC/P60 family protein, with the protein product MLRRTGIIGTLIGLFAFLLWAPAAVAAPAASSCGVLAPGASAAAQSAIAAACAQVDAGTWYTWGGGHGAQPGATYGQVDPTDPASNQDPERLGFDCSGLVRYAYARAAGSDILNGDASQQYYTTRAAARFTAAQGLAPLLPGDLLAYGDSADLHHIAIYLGAGKMVEAKQSGTHLMVSDVRLSPDYFGAVRVNTGAVTGHVFQTWGTGVWTKTAPSVGATRVYAFPDATSIRVECQKHAETVTADGYTNDAWAYLPDYKAWMTNIYIQGPAWLDGVPTCT
- a CDS encoding nSTAND1 domain-containing NTPase, translating into MGDQQYDDAGVDRSDQPGSTAQATPSFPAQLRRLRRERGLSLADLARQTHYSKGYLSKIETGVKRATVDVARQCDHILGADGELLRLVREAGPAERGAGSATDTGTPACPYRGLSAFTPQDAAWFFGRERATAALVERVFQRVGGGPLLLVAPSGAGKSSLLNAGLVPALRRSGGFPMPGAERWPVVALTPTAHPLDELLERTAKVLGSDLDLTARQLAARPEALLEAVRARSEGAPPGADGRRPPPVRPVLLVDQFEELFTLCSDESERRAFVRVLWALSTGPDPAVVVLGVRADFTGRCLELPELAPVFTDGLFVLLPMSVTELRASITRPAELAGVTLEPGLVPLLLRDAGLRDEPGTVDRSNTPDDTPSGALPLVSHALLATWQQREGTTLTVAGYERTGGIQGAIARTAETVFAQLYPAEQKTIRRVLSRLVHVSDEGTVATRRRAGRSALMEQLADADAASAALDVFVRARLITVDRDTVEITHEALLHAWPRLRDWIHADRAGLLIHQQLAHAAAEWEREDRDPSALYRGTRLDTVRAWADELDGRSRLGPREEAFLKASQAEEDTRQHLARRQIRFRQALFATLAVLLGLAVTAGGLAYQQRASALDQERVARSQALAVQSTSLAGSQPEASMLLAEEAYRADHTPEARGALLSTQAQAFSARLVGRHGPVNAVAFAPNGKLLATAGAYGTVQLRRTTDHRTTATLTLPGRVRSVGFSPDGAALAATSSDGSVRIWGTADHRVRALLPASTNGARALAFDPRGRTLAVAGEDGTVQLWDIVGDRPTEMRLVGHIGRVNTLAYAPDGRTLASGGSDRTVRLWDTDRERSLAVLKGHTDEVLGVAFAPDGRSVASGGVDRTVRLWDVASHRATATLTGHSDDVNAVAYTPDGGTVVSAGGDGTTRLWDVRTGRPAAILAGHTDYVMSVAVNSTGTTLATGGFDQSVVLWDLRGPVLTARPFTEVSQAAYSPDGRLLATADADHTVRLWDVARHRVVTTFTGHRESVFSVAFSPDGRTLASAGSDGTIRLWDVRSHRAVATLTGHTGDVFSVAFAPDGRTLASAGADRTVRVWDVRDHRQLAVLNGHLDSANDVTYSPDGRTLASAGDDLTVRLWDTATHRPLATLTGHTGAVRGVAFSPDGRTLASSSNDGTVRLWDVRHRRFEAALTGHTGSVRGLAFSPDGHLLASSGSDRTVRLWDVAGRRPWATLTGHTNAVWGVAFAPDGGTLASSSNDGTVRLWDLDLGDRLTRICRLRKAIGPEERKTLMPGLPVSFTPACVKP
- a CDS encoding ABC transporter permease, with the translated sequence MATATDTPESTTEVAVATERRRRNNDRWRDTATVVALRLAVIALCLVLWQVMSGPVLPEYAVSKPTDVSHALGKLLGSSSGWTDIRVTSIEVAAGFAIGVVLGTVMGLLLGSFPLAGRVLEPLVAAVNGIPKIALAPLFLLFFGIGPWSKINIAVTGVSFVVFYNVYLGLRLRERELVEIVQVMGGRRHHVLGYVTIPTLAAPFFAALKTGGPLAILGVIGGEFIASSEGVGHELFTSAMNLDAATEFAGLIVLVVMTLILNGLLSWLDKYALKRLGLGPRRATERRTG